Genomic segment of Alistipes sp. ZOR0009:
ACATGGGTGCGGCGGTTAGCCTAAATACGTTCTTGTTTTCGGTAACTCCCTTGGCGGCAAACTCAAATTTTTGGCCGGGCTTTCGGGTGATGGTGTAGGTGCTGCCTATGATGATCTTCGTGTCGCCGTTGGCTATCACGTAGTACTGCACCTCTTTTGGGGTAGGGGTAACGCTGAACTTGAAGTTCGACTGGCGTAGGGCGCCTATGTTTTCGGTTACGTGCAGCTCGTACTTTACCGCCTTGGTCCCTTCGTACTCGGTTAAGCCCATCATATCCTTTTGGGCGTACAGCAGCTCGGCATTTTTGGTGCCGTCTATATTATACCTAACGCACAGGCCGTCTTTGGCGTCGTTGCGGCAGTAGCCTTCCTCGTAAATTTTTCCGCTGGGGTAGTAAATTTTGTAGGGCCCCTCCATCTTCCCGTTTTTGTAGTAGTAGGTTGCCTTCTCCTTGCCGTTAGGGGCGTAGTTGGCGAACTTCCCGTCGAGCAGGCCGTTTTTTAGCTCGGCATACGACTTCAGCTGCCCTTCGGGGTAGGTGTTGGTGGCCGTTCCCTGCTCGTCGTTGCCCTCGTAGGTAAAGGCTACCTGGTTGATGGTGATGGTTTGCTTGGAGGTGCATCCCCCTAAAACCATTAAAAGTAGTAAGGCCGCTGCGGTATTTCTCATTGCTTAACGTTAACGGGATTTAGATGGTGAATGTATTAAAAAGTTTAAAATTTTAGGCAGAATTAGCCTCAAAAAGCTTGGCTCTTTTGCATGTATTTTCTACTTTTGGCGCACAAGATTTTTTGACATGATAGTGAAAGCTACTCAAAAACTCATTTTCCTGAATCTGAAGAACAGAGACTCATTCTGTTCGTAGCTGCTGCAGGCATAGCCCTCGCGGCTCCACTTCTTACCCTTTTATTTTAGTAACTCAGATGCCCAACCAACAGCCTTGGTGCTGGTTTGTGGTTTCTGCTATTCAGTAATCTACAAAAATATTATAGCTATGGAACTTCCATTTGCAGAGTCGTACAAAATTAAGATGGTAGAGCCTATTCGTCGTTCTACCCGCGAAGAGCGTGAGCGTTGGATTAAGGAAGCTCACTACAACCTGTTTAACCTACGCAGCGAGTACGTGTTTATCGACTTGCTAACCGACTCGGGCACTGGCGCCATGAGCGATCGCCAGTGGAGCGCCATGATGCTGGGCGATGAGAGCTACGCTGGTGCCAGCTCGTACTACAAGCTAAAGGATGCCATCTTCAACATCCTTGGATTTCCTTACTACCTGCCAACCCACCAGGGACGTGCTGCCGAAAACGTGCTTTTCTCGGTGCTTATTAAGGAGGGATCGTACATTCCTGGAAACTCGCACTTCGACACCACCAAGGGGCACATCGAGTTCCGTAAGGCGCACGCGGTAGATCTTACCATCGACGAGGCTTCGAACACCCAGCTCGAGGTGCCTTTTAAGGGGAATATCGACGTAAACAAGCTGGCCGAATTCCTTAAAACGCACAGCAAGGAGCAGGTTCCCTTTATCTGTATGACCGTTACCAACAACACCGCTGGTGGTCAGCCTGTATCTATGGAAAACCTTCGCGAGGTTAGCAAGCTGGCCAAGCAGTACGGTATTCCGGTGCTATTCGACTCGGCTCGTTTTGCCGAAAACGCCTATTTTATTAAGATGCGCGAGCAGGGCTACGCCGATAAGAGCATTAAGGAGATTGTAAAGGAGATGTACCAGTATGCCGACTATATGACCATGAGCTCTAAGAAGGATGCCATTGTGAATATGGGTGGATTTATTGGCTTTAAGGACGAGGAAACCTTCCAAAAGGCTACCGTTTACAATATAATGTTTGAGGGTTACGTTACCTACGGCGGTATGAGCGGTAGGGATATGAATGCTCTAGCTGTTGGTTTGGACGAAGGAACCGAATTCGATACGCTTGATAACCGCATTCGTCAGGTTGCCTACCTTGGTCAGAAGCTCGACGAGTATGGTATTCCTTACCAGCGTCCTGCCGGTGGCCACGCCATCTTTGTTGATGCCAAGAAGGTGCTTCCTAACGTACCTCGCGAGCAATTCCCTGCCCAAACGTTGGGCGTGGAGCTTTACGTAGAGGCCGGTATTCGTGGTGTTGAGATTGGCGCCATCCTTGCCGACCGCGATCCAGAAACCAGAGAAAACCGCTACCCAGAGCTGGAACTGCTTCGTTTGGCCATCCCTCGTCGTACCTACACCAACAACCATATGGACGTGGTTGCTGCTGCGCTAAAGAACGTATTCGATAGGCGCGAGAGCATCACCAAGGGGGTTGAGATTGTGAAGGAAGCTCCAATACTTCGCCACTTTACCGTAGAAATGGAAAAGGTAAAGTAGCACCTGTCGCTTAGATTTTACACTGCCTTAATATATTGAATTGTGTCAGCAGCCGTGGTCAACCCGATCGCGGCTGCTTTCTTTTTGTGGGGCGCTTCGATAAATAATTGAAAATGGTTTGCCTGTATACGATTATTATGTGACTTTTGTATTCTAACAGATATTTTATTGATGAAGGACTTTACCGAGGGCAGCGTTTCTAAGCTTATTTTGAACTTCTCCATTCCTATGCTCATAGGTAATGTATTTCAATCGTTATACAGCATTATCGATAGCGTGATTGTGGGGCAATACCTCGGCACCAAGGCGCTTGCGGCGGTGGGAGCCTCGTATCCCATCATCTTCTTTATTATTGCGCTGGTAATTGGGATTGGCGGCGGTGGCTCTATCGTTATCGCTCAGTACTTCGGGGCTAAGCAGTACGATAAGGTTAAAAAGGCTTCGGATACGATCAACCTATTTCTGTTGGGGTCGGGTTTGGTTATTGCCGTTGCGGGGCTTTTCCTCTCGCGGCCTATCTTGAGGCTCATTCAGTTACCCGACGAGCTGCTCGACGATGCCACCCTGTTTCTGCAAATCTACCTGGCTGGTATGGTGCTCGCCTTTGGCTTTAACGGGGTAATCTCCATCCTCCGTGGGGTGGGCGATTCCAAAACGCCGCTTTACTTTCTGATAATATCTACCATTGGTAATATTGTGCTCGATATTCTTTTTATCGGCTACTTTGGGTGGGGCATTGCCGGTGCCGCCATTGCTACCATTTTGGCGCAGGCTATAGCGTTTGCCATGGCCATCGTTTACCTTAATAAGTACCATAAGATAATTGGCTATCGCTTTAAGGGATGGTCGTTCGATCGGGAGATCTTCCGTCAGTGCATCCGGATAGGGCTGCCTTCGGGTATTCAGCAAACCTTTGTGGCGCTGGGTATGACTGCTCTTATGGGGATTGTAAACTCCTTCGGAACAAATGTTATTGCGGCCTACAGCACCGCCTCGCGTATCGACTCGCTGGCTATGATGCCGGCCATGAATTTTTCGGTGGCCCTATCAACCTTTGTGGGGCAAAATATTGCGGTCAAAAAGATGGAGCGCATACGTAAGGGGCTAATATCCACCCTTTGGCTCTCGATGGGGCTTACGCTGGCCGTTACGGTGGTTATCCTAATCTTTGGCAAGGATATGATGCGCATGTTTACCGACAACCAGGAGGTTATCGGTATCGGAGCACAGTACCTTACCGTTGTCGCAATGTTTTACTGGGTGTTTACGGCCATGTTTACCATTAACGGGCTGCTGCGTGGCGCGGGTGCTACCATGGTTCCGATGCTTACTACGCTGGTTTCGCTTTGGGCGGTACGTGTGCCTGCAGCCTATATTCTGGCAAAATGGATAGGGGTTAGCGGCATTTGGCTTTCAATCCCAATTGGCTGGGCGGTGGGCCTCGTTGGAGCCTACGCATACTACCGAACAGGTAAGTGGAAGAATAAAACGGTGTTCGATAGCAAGGGGCGTGGTAATGCCGCCGAAGCAATGATGGGCGAAATGGAGGTGTAACGTTCGTTATAGCTGAAAAAAAGCTACCTTTGCCAAAATTTACGCTTTATGATAAAATCGATGACCGGCTACGGAAAGGCCGAGCAGGAGATATTAGGAAAAAAGATAACTGTCGAAGTTCGTTCCCTAAATAGTAAGCAGCTCGATTTGAACGTTAAGTTGCCCATGTCGTACCGCGAGCATGAGCTGGAGTTGCGTTCAGAGGTCTCAAAAAAGTTGGTTCGTGGCAAAGTCGACCTTTTTGTGTTTGTAGAATCAACCAAGGAGGAGGCTCCGGCATCAATCAATAAAGACGTATTTGCCAGTTACTACGCGCAGGTTAAGGCTGTTTCGGACGAGTTGGGCATTAGCTTGGTTAACGAGCCCGTTGTTCAAACTATTCTTCGTATGCCCGATGTGCTGCACGTAGAGCGCCAGGAGGTAACCCCCGAAGAGATCGTTGCGCTAAAAACCGCCGTTCAGCAGGCCCTTACCGAGATCGAGAAGTTTCGCGTTCAGGAAGGTAGCGCCCTTATTGCCGATGTGCTAGGACGTGTTGACAAAATTGGTAGCAAGGTGGTCGATGTGGAGGTGTACGAAAAAAGCCGCATCGAGGTAATTAAGAATAGAATTGCCAGCAACATTGCGGAGTTTGTTCCTCAGGCAAATATCGACCAAAACCGTTTTGAGCAGGAGCTTATATTCTACATCGAGAAGCTGGATATTACCGAAGAGAAGGTTCGCCTAAGAAACCACTGCAAATATTTCCACGAAGTTTGCGCACAGGAGGAGACTCCAGGCCGTAAGTTGGGTTTTGTGGCTCAGGAAATGGGGCGCGAAATCAACACCTTAGGTTCTAAGGCTAACGATTCCGATATTCAAAAGATTGTCGTTCAAATGAAGGACGAACTCGAAAAAATTAAAGAACAAATCCTTAACATCCTGTAACTAGTTCGTCTTTATGAGCGGTAAAATGATAATTTTCTCAGCACCTTCTGGCGCTGGGAAAACCACTATTGTGAGGCATCTTCTCTCTAAGTTTAACCGATTCGAGTTTTCTATTTCGGCCACCTCACGTGCTCCGCGCGGTAGCGAAAAGCACGGCCATGATTACTTCTTTTTATCGGCCGAGGAGTTTAAGAAGCGTATTAAAGACGACGAGTTTGTGGAGTGGCAGGAGGTTTATACGGATAACTTTTACGGTACCCTCAAGTCGGAACTCGATAGAATTTGGGCTAAAGATAACGTGGTTGTATTTGATGTAGATGTGGTAGGAGGTGTTAATCTAAAAAAGATGTTTCCCGATTGCTCGCTGTCTATATTCATAATGCCGCCATCGGTTTCTGAGCTTAGAAATCGGTTGGTCGAGCGGGGAACCGATTCGCCAGAAGCAATAGAGCGGAGGGTGGCCAAAGCCGAAGAGGAGCTTTCGTACGCCTCTAAGTTCGATTTTGTGCTGGTGAATGACGATCTGGAGGCTGCCAAAGAGGCTGCCCATCGTAAAATTGCCGAGTTTTTGAACTCTTAAATAGGTTGCGTTGCTATGTTTGTAGGACTCTACTTTGGATCTTTCAACCCGATTCATAACGGGCATATAAGCATAGCAACGCAAATGCTACAAAAGGTGGGCTTCGACGAGATCTGGTTTATTGTAAGCCCCCTAAACCCTCTAAAAACAGGAGCCGAGTTGGCTTCGAATATCGATAGATTGCGGATGGTAGAGCTCGCAGTTGCCGATCAAAATTTCCCATTTAAGGCTTCGGACGTTGAGTTTAATCTCCCTACTCCCTCCTACACGATTGATACACTATCAGAACTAAAGCATAAATACCCAACCTTTCGCTTTGGTATCATTATGGGTAGCGATAACGTTGCCTCTATCGAGCGTTGGAAATCTTATCGCGAGATTCTTCTGCATTATTCTATCTTTTTCTTTCCTCGTTTGGGCGATGATTCCGACTTTCTTGCAGAAAAATATGGCGTTACCAAAATTCAGGCCGACTATCTTGATATTTCATCCACTCAAATTAGGATGCTGGTAGGTAAGGGAATGCTCATCGATGGGTTAGTCTCAGATCTGGTTCGTTCCTATATTCAAATCAACAATCTTTACCTTAGCCTCTAGAAAACTCAGCTGCGTGCAGGTGTTCCGATATTCGCGCTTAACTTCTTCCATTCAATTAAGTTGTAGTCTCGAAGTGCTTTGCTGATATTTTTAAAATGGTGATGTTGTCGTGTGCATGCGCTTATAGCCTCTCAAACAAAACGATTTTCTTGTTGTTTCTTTCCCAAAATTACAATTATGGAAGTAGCTCATGTGGAGTCCAAAAATAAGGGAGCATTTATTGCTAGCGAAAATAGCGTGAAAATGGGGGAGATCACCTATGCGTGGAATGCGTCAAGGAGTGTATTGACGATTAGGCATACGGGTGTTGCTGATGCCTATAAGGGGAAAGGTGTTGCTCATCGGCTTGTTATGGAGGTGGTGGCTTTTGCGAGGGCTGAA
This window contains:
- a CDS encoding toxin-antitoxin system YwqK family antitoxin, with product MRNTAAALLLLMVLGGCTSKQTITINQVAFTYEGNDEQGTATNTYPEGQLKSYAELKNGLLDGKFANYAPNGKEKATYYYKNGKMEGPYKIYYPSGKIYEEGYCRNDAKDGLCVRYNIDGTKNAELLYAQKDMMGLTEYEGTKAVKYELHVTENIGALRQSNFKFSVTPTPKEVQYYVIANGDTKIIIGSTYTITRKPGQKFEFAAKGVTENKNVFRLTAAPM
- a CDS encoding tryptophanase, whose protein sequence is MELPFAESYKIKMVEPIRRSTREERERWIKEAHYNLFNLRSEYVFIDLLTDSGTGAMSDRQWSAMMLGDESYAGASSYYKLKDAIFNILGFPYYLPTHQGRAAENVLFSVLIKEGSYIPGNSHFDTTKGHIEFRKAHAVDLTIDEASNTQLEVPFKGNIDVNKLAEFLKTHSKEQVPFICMTVTNNTAGGQPVSMENLREVSKLAKQYGIPVLFDSARFAENAYFIKMREQGYADKSIKEIVKEMYQYADYMTMSSKKDAIVNMGGFIGFKDEETFQKATVYNIMFEGYVTYGGMSGRDMNALAVGLDEGTEFDTLDNRIRQVAYLGQKLDEYGIPYQRPAGGHAIFVDAKKVLPNVPREQFPAQTLGVELYVEAGIRGVEIGAILADRDPETRENRYPELELLRLAIPRRTYTNNHMDVVAAALKNVFDRRESITKGVEIVKEAPILRHFTVEMEKVK
- a CDS encoding MATE family efflux transporter, translated to MKDFTEGSVSKLILNFSIPMLIGNVFQSLYSIIDSVIVGQYLGTKALAAVGASYPIIFFIIALVIGIGGGGSIVIAQYFGAKQYDKVKKASDTINLFLLGSGLVIAVAGLFLSRPILRLIQLPDELLDDATLFLQIYLAGMVLAFGFNGVISILRGVGDSKTPLYFLIISTIGNIVLDILFIGYFGWGIAGAAIATILAQAIAFAMAIVYLNKYHKIIGYRFKGWSFDREIFRQCIRIGLPSGIQQTFVALGMTALMGIVNSFGTNVIAAYSTASRIDSLAMMPAMNFSVALSTFVGQNIAVKKMERIRKGLISTLWLSMGLTLAVTVVILIFGKDMMRMFTDNQEVIGIGAQYLTVVAMFYWVFTAMFTINGLLRGAGATMVPMLTTLVSLWAVRVPAAYILAKWIGVSGIWLSIPIGWAVGLVGAYAYYRTGKWKNKTVFDSKGRGNAAEAMMGEMEV
- a CDS encoding YicC/YloC family endoribonuclease, translated to MIKSMTGYGKAEQEILGKKITVEVRSLNSKQLDLNVKLPMSYREHELELRSEVSKKLVRGKVDLFVFVESTKEEAPASINKDVFASYYAQVKAVSDELGISLVNEPVVQTILRMPDVLHVERQEVTPEEIVALKTAVQQALTEIEKFRVQEGSALIADVLGRVDKIGSKVVDVEVYEKSRIEVIKNRIASNIAEFVPQANIDQNRFEQELIFYIEKLDITEEKVRLRNHCKYFHEVCAQEETPGRKLGFVAQEMGREINTLGSKANDSDIQKIVVQMKDELEKIKEQILNIL
- the gmk gene encoding guanylate kinase; this encodes MSGKMIIFSAPSGAGKTTIVRHLLSKFNRFEFSISATSRAPRGSEKHGHDYFFLSAEEFKKRIKDDEFVEWQEVYTDNFYGTLKSELDRIWAKDNVVVFDVDVVGGVNLKKMFPDCSLSIFIMPPSVSELRNRLVERGTDSPEAIERRVAKAEEELSYASKFDFVLVNDDLEAAKEAAHRKIAEFLNS
- the nadD gene encoding nicotinate (nicotinamide) nucleotide adenylyltransferase, which translates into the protein MFVGLYFGSFNPIHNGHISIATQMLQKVGFDEIWFIVSPLNPLKTGAELASNIDRLRMVELAVADQNFPFKASDVEFNLPTPSYTIDTLSELKHKYPTFRFGIIMGSDNVASIERWKSYREILLHYSIFFFPRLGDDSDFLAEKYGVTKIQADYLDISSTQIRMLVGKGMLIDGLVSDLVRSYIQINNLYLSL
- a CDS encoding GNAT family N-acetyltransferase yields the protein MEVAHVESKNKGAFIASENSVKMGEITYAWNASRSVLTIRHTGVADAYKGKGVAHRLVMEVVAFARAEGGTVFPRCPFAKKIFEKNSDLADVLFVPTE